One region of Pseudomonas sp. B21-040 genomic DNA includes:
- the prmB gene encoding 50S ribosomal protein L3 N(5)-glutamine methyltransferase, with product MITSRLRTLRDHIRWAVSRFHGEDLFFGHGTDNAWDEARQLVLGALHLPWEIADSYLDCALEEDELVNLQRLLKRRIEERIPTAYLLGEAWFCGMSFIVDERVLIPRSPIGELIENRFTPWLGTEPARILDLCTGSGCIGIACAYEFQNAEVVLADLSFEALEVANQNIERHGVDERVYTVQGDGFDGLPGQRFDLIVSNPPYVDAEDFADMPDEYQHEPELGLACGDDGLNLVRRMLAEAADHLTEKGLLIVEVGNSQVHVEALYPEVDFAWLDFERGGHGVFMLTAEQCREHQALFASRV from the coding sequence GTGATCACTTCCCGCCTTCGTACCCTGCGTGACCATATCCGTTGGGCCGTCAGCCGCTTCCATGGGGAGGATCTGTTTTTCGGCCATGGGACCGACAACGCCTGGGACGAAGCCCGTCAGTTGGTGTTGGGGGCTTTGCACTTGCCGTGGGAAATTGCCGACAGCTACCTCGACTGCGCGCTGGAAGAAGACGAGCTGGTCAATCTGCAACGCTTGCTCAAGCGCCGCATCGAAGAACGCATCCCGACCGCCTACTTGCTGGGCGAAGCATGGTTCTGTGGCATGTCGTTCATTGTCGACGAGCGTGTGCTGATTCCACGTTCACCGATTGGCGAACTGATCGAAAACCGCTTCACGCCATGGCTGGGCACCGAGCCTGCGCGCATTCTGGACCTGTGCACCGGTTCCGGCTGCATCGGCATCGCCTGTGCCTACGAGTTCCAGAACGCCGAAGTGGTGTTGGCCGATCTGTCGTTCGAAGCGCTGGAGGTGGCCAATCAGAACATCGAGCGCCACGGTGTCGATGAGCGGGTGTACACCGTTCAGGGCGATGGTTTTGATGGTTTGCCGGGTCAGCGTTTCGACCTGATCGTGTCGAACCCGCCCTACGTCGATGCGGAAGATTTCGCCGACATGCCGGACGAATATCAACACGAGCCCGAGCTGGGACTGGCCTGTGGCGATGATGGTTTGAACCTGGTGCGCCGCATGCTCGCAGAAGCGGCGGATCATCTGACCGAGAAGGGCTTGCTGATTGTCGAAGTGGGCAATAGCCAGGTTCACGTCGAGGCGCTGTACCCGGAAGTCGATTTCGCCTGGCTCGATTTCGAGCGTGGCGGGCATGGGGTGTTCATGTTGACGGCGGAACAATGCCGCGAACATCAGGCCTTGTTCGCTTCCCGCGTCTGA
- the aroC gene encoding chorismate synthase, giving the protein MSGNTYGKLFTVTTAGESHGPALVAIVDGCPPGLEISLEDLQRDLDRRKPGTSRHTTQRQEADEVEILSGVFEGRTTGCSIGLLIRNTDQKSKDYSAIKDLFRPAHADYTYHHKYGERDYRGGGRSSARETAMRVAAGAIAKKYLATQGIVIRGYMSQLGPIEIPFKTWDSVEENAFFSPDPDKVPELEAYMDQLRRDQDSVGAKITVVAEGVMPGLGEPIFDRLDAELAHALMSINAVKGVEIGAGFASVAQRGTEHRDEMTPEGFLSNNAGGILGGISSGQPIVAHLALKPTSSITTPGRSIDIHGNPVEVITKGRHDPCVGIRATPIAEAMMAIVLMDHLLRHRGQNADVRVSTPVLGQL; this is encoded by the coding sequence ATGTCCGGCAATACCTACGGCAAGCTGTTCACTGTCACCACCGCGGGCGAAAGCCATGGTCCGGCGTTGGTCGCCATTGTCGACGGCTGCCCGCCGGGCCTGGAAATTTCCCTTGAGGACCTGCAGCGCGACCTGGATCGGCGCAAGCCCGGTACCAGCCGTCACACCACTCAACGCCAGGAAGCCGACGAAGTCGAAATCCTCTCCGGCGTGTTCGAAGGTCGCACCACCGGCTGCTCCATTGGCCTGCTGATTCGCAACACCGACCAGAAGTCCAAGGACTACTCGGCGATCAAGGATCTGTTCCGTCCGGCCCACGCCGACTACACCTACCACCACAAATACGGCGAGCGCGATTACCGTGGTGGCGGTCGCAGCTCGGCGCGCGAGACGGCGATGCGCGTGGCGGCAGGTGCCATTGCGAAAAAGTACCTGGCGACCCAGGGCATCGTCATTCGCGGCTACATGAGCCAGCTCGGCCCGATTGAAATCCCGTTCAAGACCTGGGATTCGGTCGAAGAGAACGCCTTCTTCAGCCCTGATCCGGACAAAGTCCCGGAGCTGGAAGCCTATATGGACCAGCTGCGTCGCGATCAGGATTCGGTCGGTGCGAAAATCACCGTCGTGGCTGAAGGTGTCATGCCAGGCCTTGGCGAGCCGATCTTCGACCGCCTCGACGCTGAACTGGCCCATGCGCTGATGAGCATCAACGCGGTCAAAGGCGTGGAAATCGGCGCCGGTTTCGCCAGCGTCGCCCAACGCGGCACTGAGCACCGTGATGAAATGACCCCGGAAGGTTTCCTCAGCAACAATGCTGGCGGCATTCTGGGGGGGATCTCGTCCGGTCAGCCGATCGTTGCGCACCTGGCGCTGAAGCCGACGTCGAGCATCACCACGCCGGGTCGCTCCATCGACATCCATGGCAACCCGGTGGAAGTCATCACCAAGGGCCGTCACGACCCGTGCGTCGGTATTCGTGCAACGCCAATCGCTGAAGCGATGATGGCCATCGTGCTGATGGATCATCTGCTGCGCCATCGCGGGCAGAACGCCGATGTGCGTGTGAGCACACCGGTGCTGGGTCAGCTTTAA
- a CDS encoding MFS transporter — translation MTVAALPYWRLSSFYLFYFALLGSTAPFLALYFDHLGFSSARIGELVAIPMLMRCVAPNIWGWLGDYTGRRLAIVRFGAVCTLLTFSLIFVSKTYAWLAMVMALHAFFWHAVLPQFEVITLAHLKGQTARYSQIRLWGSIGFIITVVALGRLFEWLSLDIYPAALVLIMAGIVLSSLWVPNAQPVQGERLAGEGFLTQLRSPGVLAFYGCVALMQLSHGPYYTFLTLHLERLGYSRGVIGMLWAVGVVAEVLMFLAMSKILMRFSVRRVLMASFLLAALRWLLLGSFADHLWVLLFAQVLHAATFGSFHAAAIQFVQRSFGARQQGQGQALYAALAGTGGALGALYSGYSWNALGATLTFSIASLAALAAAVIIATLLQEDRP, via the coding sequence ATGACTGTGGCGGCGCTCCCGTACTGGCGGCTCTCCAGTTTCTACCTGTTCTATTTCGCCTTGCTCGGTTCGACGGCGCCGTTTCTGGCGCTGTATTTCGATCACCTGGGTTTTTCCAGCGCGCGGATCGGCGAGCTGGTGGCGATCCCGATGCTGATGCGCTGCGTGGCACCGAACATCTGGGGCTGGCTGGGTGATTACACAGGCCGACGCCTGGCCATCGTGCGCTTCGGCGCGGTGTGCACGTTGCTGACGTTTTCGCTGATTTTCGTCAGCAAGACCTACGCCTGGCTGGCGATGGTCATGGCGTTGCACGCGTTCTTCTGGCACGCGGTATTACCGCAATTCGAAGTCATCACCCTGGCGCACTTGAAAGGCCAGACTGCGCGCTACAGCCAGATTCGCCTCTGGGGTTCGATCGGCTTCATCATCACCGTGGTAGCGCTGGGGCGGTTGTTCGAATGGCTCAGCCTCGACATCTATCCGGCCGCGCTGGTGTTGATCATGGCCGGGATCGTGCTCAGCAGCCTGTGGGTGCCCAATGCGCAACCGGTCCAGGGTGAGCGGCTGGCGGGCGAGGGCTTCCTCACGCAATTGCGCAGCCCCGGCGTGTTGGCGTTTTATGGTTGCGTGGCGTTGATGCAGTTGAGCCATGGGCCGTATTACACGTTTTTGACCTTGCACCTTGAGCGATTGGGCTACAGCCGTGGCGTGATCGGCATGCTCTGGGCGGTCGGCGTGGTCGCCGAAGTCCTGATGTTCCTGGCCATGAGCAAAATCCTGATGCGCTTCTCGGTGCGCCGGGTGTTGATGGCGAGTTTTCTGCTGGCGGCACTGCGCTGGCTGCTGCTGGGGTCATTTGCCGACCATCTGTGGGTGTTGCTGTTTGCCCAGGTGCTGCACGCGGCGACCTTCGGCAGCTTTCACGCAGCTGCCATCCAGTTCGTGCAACGTAGCTTTGGCGCACGCCAGCAGGGCCAGGGCCAGGCGTTGTACGCCGCGCTGGCCGGCACCGGTGGCGCATTGGGCGCGCTGTATTCCGGCTACAGTTGGAATGCCTTGGGCGCCACATTGACCTTTAGTATTGCAAGCCTCGCAGCCCTGGCGGCTGCCGTTATCATTGCCACACTTCTGCAAGAGGACAGGCCATGA
- a CDS encoding methylthioribulose 1-phosphate dehydratase — translation MSLTREHLAQEIIDAGRFLYGRGWSPATSSNYSTRLSPSEALLTVSGKHKGQLGLDDVLATDLAGNSLEPGKKPSAETLLHTQLYNWRPEIGAVLHTHSVNATVLSRLTPEDFIEFEDYELQKAFSGVSTHESRVRVPIFDNDQDIARLAAEVQPWLDAHPDCVGYLIRGHGLYTWGARMSDALRQIEAFEFLFECELKTRTILNR, via the coding sequence ATGAGCCTTACCCGTGAACACCTTGCCCAGGAAATCATCGACGCCGGGCGTTTTCTGTATGGCCGCGGCTGGTCACCGGCCACCAGCAGCAACTATTCGACGCGCCTGTCGCCGAGCGAAGCGCTGCTGACCGTGTCCGGCAAGCACAAAGGTCAGTTGGGTCTGGATGATGTGTTGGCCACCGACCTGGCGGGCAACAGCCTGGAGCCGGGGAAAAAACCGTCGGCCGAAACCTTGCTGCATACCCAGCTTTACAACTGGCGCCCGGAGATCGGCGCGGTGCTGCACACCCATTCGGTCAACGCCACGGTGTTGTCGCGCCTGACGCCGGAAGACTTCATCGAGTTCGAAGACTACGAACTGCAAAAAGCCTTCAGCGGCGTGTCAACCCACGAGTCTCGGGTACGGGTACCGATTTTCGACAATGATCAGGATATTGCGCGCCTTGCCGCCGAGGTGCAGCCTTGGCTGGACGCCCACCCTGATTGCGTCGGCTACCTGATTCGCGGTCATGGCCTCTACACCTGGGGCGCACGGATGAGCGATGCGTTGCGGCAGATCGAGGCCTTTGAATTTTTGTTCGAGTGCGAGTTGAAGACGCGCACGATCCTTAACCGTTAA